In Triplophysa rosa linkage group LG7, Trosa_1v2, whole genome shotgun sequence, the following proteins share a genomic window:
- the LOC130556248 gene encoding uncharacterized protein LOC130556248: MLQIQQRKEESVFDACTMTERQDLNTSELYDFLEEITSVNTSELTTEFHSPFETRDKVYKAKQTDNGDRTTLKKGGTAPPEITLKELVQKLSLYVKQKPDLKKVTNAIERKYRIQTLENDLWPVDDIKRAWGKTQRIHENQKGAWTFVIMYQVMKTYEREVSQLLDKLVWYKKIISRTNTSRVSSLDQCDIGSASQQSSSTENSEKSQPQGDISESHDNTEEIVNAPACLRKNDNDGKSNGSHVMEKMTEVKKTHQPEQVAVNTSGVTSELPLPSETRDKMLKAKQTVHVERTTLQDLQSHATIKSDPIKLKKAIEKKYEIQKQKNDLWPFNDIKQAWRKTQRMHGYSKRRKIQALAVTLQILQSKEVSMYDTSTMTETQCNLKQDLTTSTSDDFNKKYIYKPEQYAPNTSEVTPELSLAKKVKSVKRSLSPVQQKLIGIFKRKLKNLKYQGGMKKTILALFLKHIKYEPSQTTYIRIPLSIMTEELNVGRNVGSHAYPDANIENVGYKLIDEVPSFANTMKKTSYVVKYDHRTRNAAWVFEILNKETLIKASRRPNRFKLDDSIHEYFRGSKKMNEELQRGHLAAAANHNWSQKAMDDTFLFSNMSPQHGSLNTKYWCYLEDYCRKYITDEICTNVYVYTGPLYCPDEGKDEFQYKIVGQLENKDFKAKPTHFFKVIILEYTNGKRELECYMMPNENIDNKKSENEKRLQKEYIMCMKEVCGLQEPIFSEEDPDKLAKLWNLYGEKLFLYKKNLEDIERASGLLFREESLSQDYEEQRVEVNWSAVQEDKHASANVTIYRPTQS, from the coding sequence ATGTTGCAAATCCAGCAAAGAAAGGAGGAGTCAGTGTTTGATGCGTGTACAATGACAGAAAGACAAGATTTAAATACATCAGAGTTGTATGATTTTCTGGAAGAAATTACATCAGTAAATACATCTGAACTGACAACTGAATTCCATTCACCTTTTGAGACAAGAGACAAAGtatataaagcaaaacaaactgATAATGGTGACAGAACCACTCTCAAGAAAGGAGGAACAGCCCCACCTGAAATCACTCTGAAGGAATTAGTACAAAAGCTGTCTTTATATGTAAAACAAAAGCCTGACCTAAAAAAAGTGACAAATGCCATTGAAAGAAAATATAGGATCCAGACACTGGAAAATGATTTATGGCCAGTTGATGACATTAAGCGGGCTTGGGGGAAAACACAAAGAATACATGAAAATCAGAAAGGAGCATGGACATTTGTGATAATGTATCAAGTGATGAAGACATATGAAAGAGAAGTGTCTCAACTCCTTGATAAACTGGTATGGTACAAGAAAATAATAAGCAGGACAAACACGTCTCGTGTAAGTTCCCTAGATCAGTGTGATATAGGATCGGCAAGTCAACAATCATCATCCACAGAAAACAGTGAGAAAAGCCAACCACAGGGCGACATCTCAGAGTCACACGATAATACGGAAGAAATAGTAAATGCTCCAGCTTGCTtgagaaaaaatgacaatgatggAAAAAGTAATGGAAGTCATGTAATGGAAAAAATGACGGAGGTCAAAAAAACACATCAGCCAGAGCAAGTTGCAGTAAATACATCTGGAGTGACATCTGAACTTCCTTTGCCTTCTGAGACAAGAGACAAGATGcttaaagcaaaacaaactgTTCATGTTGAGAGAACCACTCTTCAGGATTTGCAATCACATGCTACAATAAAGTCTGACCCAATCAAACTTAAAAAAGCCATTGAAAagaaatatgaaatacaaaaacagaaaaatgactTGTGGCCATTTAATGACATTAAACAAGCTtggagaaaaacacagagaatgCATGGCTActcaaaaagaagaaaaatccAGGCTCTTGCGGTGACATTGCAAATCCTGCAAAGTAAAGAGGTGTCAATGTATGATACGAGTACAATGACAGAAACACAGTGTAATCTCAAACAAGATTTAACTACATCAACGTCAGatgactttaataaaaaatatatatataagccAGAGCAATATGCACCAAATACATCTGAAGTGACACCTGAACTCTCTTTAGCAAAGAAAGTGAAATCAGTGAAAAGAAGCCTCTCTCCTGTACAACAGAAACTGATAGGTATATTCAAAAGGAAacttaaaaatctaaaataccAAGGCGGAATGAAGAAAACAATTCTGGCACTATTCCTCAAACATATCAAATACGAACCTTCTCAAACAACCTATATACGAATCCCACTTTCAATTATGACAGAGGAATTAAATGTGGGAAGAAATGTGGGGTCACATGCATATCCAGATGCTAATATAGAGAATGTGGGGTACAAATTAATAGATGAAGTTCCCTCTTTTGCAAATACAATGAAGAAAACATCTTATGTTGTCAAGTATGACCATCGAACCAGGAATGCTGCATGGGTGTTTGAGATATTGAATAAAGAAACTCTAATAAAGGCTTCTCGTAGACCAAACAGGTTTAAACTAGATGACTCAATCCATGAATATTTTAGAGGgtctaaaaaaatgaatgaagaacTTCAAAGAGGTCATTTGGCCGCTGCCGCCAACCACAATTGGAGTCAAAAAGCTATGGATGATACATTCCTCTTCAGCAACATGTCACCACAGCATGGATCTCTAAACACGAAGTACTGGTGTTACTTGGAGGATTACTGTCGaaaatacattacagatgaAATCTGTACTAATGTCTATGTGTACACTGGTCCACTCTACTGTCCTGATGAAGGAAAAGATGAATTCCAGTATAAAATCGTAGGACAACTGgaaaacaaagattttaaagctAAGCCAACACATTTCTTCAAGGTGATAATTCTAGAATATACAAATGGAAAACGCGAGCTGGAATGTTATATGATGCCCAATGAAAACATAGATAATAAAAAGAGTGAAAATGAAAAACGCCTGCAGAAAGAATATATCATGTGCATGAAGGAAGTTTGTGGACTACAAGAACCAATTTTCTCCGAGGAAGACCCGGATAAACTTGCTAAATTATGGAATCTGTATGGGGAAAAACTGTTTCTCTACAAGAAAAACCTTGAGGACATAGAAAGAGCCTCTGGACTGCTGTTCAGAGAAGAGAGTCTCAGTCAGGATTACGAGGAACAAAGAGTAGAGGTGAACTGGAGCGCAGTACAGGAAGATAAACATGCAAGTGCCAACGTTACAATATATAGGCCCACTCAGTCataa
- the LOC130556249 gene encoding endonuclease G, mitochondrial-like — MYKLIDGVPSLTQTMKKTSYVMQYDNRTRNAAWVFEILNEKTLDKKKKEAEEVAERSTKFFQDRMIHEYYRASKEVYRGNYERGHLAAAANHKWSQKATDDTFLLSNIAPQKADLNKNDWKKLEKKCRNYTKTCRNVYVYSGPLYCPTERNVSKITYRIVGDKAVPSHFFKVIILEKNDGTLDVECYTVANADNQPYKTRKLYEIERMSGLVFSEKSPSVSNEEERVTVRWKAEEKTSEMNSVDTTFTITRSQDSKEQVF, encoded by the coding sequence atgtataaactgaTCGATGGAGTTCCCTCACTTACTCAAACCATGAAGAAAACATCTTATGTTATGCAATATGACAATCGAACCAGGAATGCCGCATGGGTGTTTGAAATACTGAACGAGAAAactttagacaaaaaaaaaaaagaggctGAAGAAGTGGCTGAACGCTCTACAAAGTTTTTTCAGGACAGAATGATTCATGAATATTATAGAGCATCTAAAGAAGTGTACAGGGGAAATTACGAAAGAGGTCATCTGGCTGCTGCCGCCAACCACAAATGGAGCCAGAAAGCGACTGATGATACATTCCTTCTCAGCAACATAGCACCTCAGAAAGCGGACTTAAACAAAAACGACTGGAAAAAGTTGGAAAAAAAGTGTCGAAACTACACAAAGACCTGTCGTAATGTTTACGTGTACAGTGGTCCACTTTACTGCCCTACAGAACGCAACGTGTCTAAAATTACATATCGGATCGTAGGAGATAAAGCTGTGCCAAGTCATTTCTTCAAGGTGATAATTCTAGAAAAAAATGATGGAACACTGGATGTAGAATGCTATACAGTGGCCAATGCCGATAACCAACCATATAAGACACGTAAACTTTATGAAATTGAGAGAATGTCTGGACTGGTGTTTAGTGAAAAGAGTCCGTCCGTGAGCAATGAAGAAGAAAGAGTGACGGTGCGGTGGAAAGCAGAAGAAAAAACAAGTGAAATGAACTCTGTAGATACAACATTTACAATAACCCGTAGTCAGGATTCAAAGGAACAGGTCTTCTAG